The following coding sequences lie in one Colius striatus isolate bColStr4 chromosome 14, bColStr4.1.hap1, whole genome shotgun sequence genomic window:
- the LOC104559016 gene encoding arylamine N-acetyltransferase, pineal gland isozyme NAT-3, whose translation MDIKEYFIRISYQGSYDKPDLATLTDIFQHHIRAVPFENLSIHCGESIELNLEATYNKIVRKKRGGWCMENNHLLFWVLETLGYNVTLLGAKVYIPEYEAYADDIDHLLLKVVLGDKSYIVDGGFGMAYQMWQPMELISGTDQPQTPGVFRFVEESGVWYLEKVKRKQWVPNQSLSIPRKVEEEVCRRVYLFTLQPRDIEEFRARNTHLQTAPDSLFVTKSICSLQTSDGIRALVGWKLTEMKYNYKDNMDLVEIRILADEEMEKTLKEKFNITLDKKFVPINVSRLSLF comes from the coding sequence ATGGACATCAAGGAGTATTTCATCAGAATCTCTTACCAGGGCTCCTACGACAAGCCAGACCTGGCTACCTTGACAGATATTTTCCAGCACCACATCCGAGCGGTCCCGTTTGAAAACCTCAGCATCCACTGCGGGGAAAGCATTGAGCTGAACCTGGAGGCGACTTACAACAAGATAGTGAGGAAGAAACGTGGGGGCTGGTGCATGGAAAACAACCACCTTTTATTTTGGGTCCTGGAAACGCTCGGCTACAACGTCACCCTTCTGGGAGCAAAAGTTTACATCCCGGAGTACGAGGCGTATGCAGATGACATCGATCATCTGCTGCTAAAGGTGGTGCTTGGGGACAAATCCTACATCGTGGATGGTGGGTTTGGGATGGCCTACCAGATGTGGCAGCCAATGGAGCTGATTTCAGGGACAGACCAGCCACAGACTCCTGGGGTCTTTCGCTTCGTGGAGGAGAGCGGGGTCTGGTACCTCGAGAAGGTGAAAAGGAAGCAGTGGGTTCCCAACCAAAGCCTTTCCATTCCCCGTAAAGTTGAAGAAGAAGTTTGCCGCCGGGTTTATCTCTTTACCCTTCAGCCACGAGACATCGAAGAGTTCAGAGCCCGCAACACCCACCTGCAGACAGCTCCAGACTCGCTCTTTGTGACAAAGTCAATCTGCAGCCTGCAGACCTCCGATGGCATCCGGGCTCTGGTGGGGTGGAAGCTCACCGAAATGAAGTACAATTATAAGGATAATATGGATCTGGTGGAAATCAGAATCCTTGCAGatgaagaaatggagaaaacgCTGAAAGAGAAATTCAATATAACACTAGACAAGAAATTTGTACCCATCAATGTGAGCAGATTGTCTCTGTTTTAA